One window of Papaver somniferum cultivar HN1 chromosome 9, ASM357369v1, whole genome shotgun sequence genomic DNA carries:
- the LOC113308301 gene encoding stomatal closure-related actin-binding protein 1-like gives MKKGPVLRRVSVRDLADKFEKGFADAESVGKSDESKLRELVALERHVLLEKLNSALGSLQVRVTDRTKDDVDEAISMVADLSVKLKQSEGEFSQEKEHVKILADFLKQATEDTKRLVDKEKNFARHEIEIAKAAVQRVEAAFQEQQRIPITSDNLGSEDLMKEVQDARRIKMLHQHSKVLEMELELQELRIQLAEMSTYSNQLLKELTMSKGLEVKKCYLYELDGPEILGSYLCITPRTETAPHLSECSVQWYRICSKDKEKKNISGATKLVYAPEPFDVGQILLADIVVNGDRLSVQTNGPIGPAPGLGSYIEELVRISETEFNVVVIQMNEEIYSVHSVHVFHVGKMRVKLSEGRFVKAKESYSTSMQLCGTRGGGNAAALSLFWQAKEGLSFVLAFESDRERNAAIMLARRFAFDWSIALLGPGDCTIWNG, from the exons ATGAAGAAGGGACCTGTCCTTAGGCGTGTATCAGTTCGAGACCTTGCGGATAAGTTCGAGAAAGGCTTCGCTGATGCTGAGTCTGTTGGAAAATCTGATGAG TCTAAACTTAGAGAATTAGTTGCATTGGAAAGACATGTTCTTCTGGAGAAGCTAAATAGTGCACTTGGATCCTTGCAAGTCCGCGTAACTGATCGAACTAAAGATGATGTAGATGAAGCTATTTCTATG gtgGCAGATTTATCTGTCAAGTTGAAACAAAGTGAAGGAGAGTTTTCTCAAGAAAAGGAGCATGTGAAGATACTAGCAGATTTTCTCAAGCAG GCTACAGAAGATACTAAAAGACTCGTTGACAAGGAAAAAAACTTTGCTCGTCATGAAATTGAGATTGCAAAAGCTGCAGTGCAGAGAGTTGAAGCGGCATTTCAGGAGCAACAGAGAATACCTATAACATCTGACAATTTG GGGTCTGAAGATTTAATGAAGGAGGTTCAAGACGCTAGAAGAATTAAAATGCTGCATCAACACAGCAAG GTACTGGAGATGGAACTTGAACTTCAAGAATTAAGAATCCAGCTTGCGGAGATGTCCACATATTCTAATCAGCTTCTTAAGGAG CTCACAATGAGTAAGGGCCTTGAGGTAAAGAAGTGCTACTTGTATGAATTGGATGGCCCTGAAATTCTGGGTTCCTATCTGTGCATCACTCCACGCACAGAAACAGCTCCACATCTTTCAGAGTGTTCAGTCCAATGGTATCGTATATGTTCTAAAGATaaggagaaaaaaaatatttcag GGGCAACAAAATTGGTTTATGCTCCAGAGCCTTTTGATGTTGGGCAAATCTTACTAGCAGATATTGTTGTAAACGGCGATAGACTCAGTGTGCAAACCAACGGTCCCATCGGTCCag CTCCAGGGTTGGGAAGCTATATAGAGGAGCTCGTAAGGATATCCGAAACCGAGTTTAAT GTAGTTGTTATCCAGATGAACGAAGAGATTTATTCAGTGCATTCTGTTCACGTATTTCACGTGGGGAAGATGAGGGTGAAGCTCTCTGAAGGAAGATTTGTCAAGGCAAAAGAATCTTATTCTACTTCAATGCAG CTGTGTGGGACTAGAGGGGGTGGTAATGCAGCAGCACTGTCGTTGTTTTGGCAAGCAAAAGAGGGACTGTCCTTTGTATTAGCCTTCGAATCGGACAGAGAAAGAAATGCAGCTATTATGCTTGCCAGGAGATTTGCGTTTGATTGGAGT atCGCACTTCTTGGACCGGGTGATTGCACAATTTGGAATGGGTGA